ACATCTGCTATAGCATTTTCAGCGCACAGAAGAATTACGGTTTTTTTACCTGTTTGAGCACTAAAGAGAACAAAAAGGAGGCGATCTGGCAACAACTGATTCAGACAGTATGACCTTTCGCAATTCGTAAGGAAGCGGTTTTGGCCTTATGCCCATCCTTGTGGATGACCGAACAGTCCTGTTCCTTGCAAATTGCATAGTATTTCCCACTTTTAACATTACATTTGGAGGAATTGAAATGGCTAGCGTGACATATGATCATGTCACCAAGCGTTTCGGCGATGTCATTGCAGTTAACGACATGACGCTGGATATCCCTGATAAGGAGTTTTTGGTTCTGGTAGGACCATCTGGATGTGGTAAGACTACTGCGCTGCGTCTTTTGGCCGGCCTTGAGGAGGTCACCAGCGGGATTATCAAGATTGGCGACCGGGTGGTCAATGATATTGCACCCAAGGATCGTGATATTGCCATGGTTTTCCAAAGCTACGCTCTCTATCCGCACATGAGCGTGTACGATAACATGGCCTTTGGTTTAAAGCTGCGCAAGATGCCCAAACAGGAAATTGACCGGAGAGTTAAAGAAGCCGCGGAAATATTGGGCATTCAAGGGCTACTTGACCGCAAGCCTCGGCAATTATCCGGCGGCCAGCGCCAGCGCGTAGCCCTTGGGCGTGCTATTGTCCGTGAGCCGCAGGTCTTTTTGATGGATGAGCCCCTATCCAACTTGGATGCCAAACTCCGAGTACAAACCCGCGCTGAGATTTCCAAGCTCCACCAGCGTTTGCAAGCCACTTTCATTTACGTGACTCATGACCAAACCGAAGCAATGACCATGGGCACGCGCATTGCTGTCATGAAGGATGGCATATTGCAGCAAGTAGATACTCCCCAGAACCTATACGACTATCCTGGCAATATGTTCGTCGCTGGCTTCATTGGCAGCCCAGCGATGAACTTTTTCGAGACCAGGCTCAGTGGCACTGTGGAGGAGATGTACGCTGAAGGCCCGGGTTTCAGAGTTCGGGTGCCAGCTGACAAGTCTCTAGCCTTACGGGATTATCTCGGCAAGCAGGTAATTTTCGGAATCCGGCCAGAGGACATCCACGACCGCTACTATGCTCCACCGGGTATCACTGCAGAAACAGTCACGGCAAAGGTAGATGTGACTGAGCTGATGGGTAGCGAGGTCTTTGTGTATCTGCTCTCCGACTCCAAGTTTTTCATCGGCCGCTTTGATCCCCGCACCTCAGCCCGGGTAGGGCAAACGATTGATGCCGTCTTCAACATGGCCAAGGTTCACTTCTTTGACCCCAATACGGAGAAGGCAATTCGTTAGGCGCGCTGAAGCAATCGAAAGGGGATGAGAATTTTCTCATCCCCTTTTTCATAATCGAAGTCTTTTCCAGTCTCCTCTGCGGAACAGGAAATAGATTAAGGCAGCTCTGGCTGTCCAATCCACAGCCGTACCCAGCCAGACTCCATTCAGACCCCAACCAAACACAATGGCAAAAAGGTAGACGATTGGCACACGGAAGAAGAGAGTGCCTACCAGGGTGGCGAGCATGGGTGTCCTCATGTCCCCAGCACCACGCAGACTGCCAGCGATCACCATCAAGACAGCAATGGGCAATTGTTCCAGCGCTCCAATTCGTACGGCATCTCCGGCAAGGGATAGGACTTCGGGCGTGCTACCAAAGATAGCCGCGAGGTTTGAACCAAACAGGGCGAAAATAACGCCTAGCGCCCCCATCACAGCAATGCTAACGCGCATGGTGCTGCGTATGCTTTCCTCAGCTAACTCTGGTTTCCTTGCTCCTAGAGACTGACCAACGAGCGTAGTGCTGGCAATGCCCAATCCAAACCCAGGCATGAAGGACAAAGATTCTATGTTGACTGCAATCTGATGTGCAGCCAGTGGGATCTCTCCAAGTGCTGAGACAATACGCATAAAAAGGATAAAGCCCAAGCGCATGACGAGGGACTCACCAGCAGTAGGCAGGCTAAGGCTCAACATTTGTCCAATCAGTTGTCCATCCCACTGCAGTATATCGCGACAACGAAGTTTCAGGAATCTCTTCCCGTTTATAACTAGAAACAGAGCCAAGGAACCACCCAATAGCTGAGCAGATGCGGTAGCCAAAGCTGCGCCACGTAGCCCAAATGCGGGAAAAGGCCCTAGTCCAAAGACCAATACCGTTGCCAGCAACACGTGCCAGACATTCATTACCAAGGTGATCATCATGGGCGTTTTCGTGTCACCAGAGCCGCGCATGATCCCATTCAGCACCAACATGGGAAAACCGAGCAACGATGCCACAAGGATAATGCGCATGTACGCGCTACCCATGGCGATTGCGCGCGTACTGGCCCCCATAAGCGCAAGTATCGCACTTGCGGAAGGCCACAGCACCGCAATAGTTCCCGCTGCAAATAAAATGGCAAAGAGAATAGCGCGTGCGGCAACTCGCTTGGCCTGCTCATAATGGGCACCACCCCAGGCGTGGGCAACAAGGGTTGTAGCTGTAATGGAGATAGCAGAGAACAACTGCGTAGCTATGTTCAGAAATAGCCCACCCAGGCTCACAGCGGCTAGTGCTGCAGGATCTTTCAGCCTGCCAACAAGCAACGTATCGGCTAGGTAGACCATGGTCACCAGTAGGTTTTCCGTTACTGCTGGCAGTGCTAGCTTGACGATATTGTGTGGAATGTTTTCACGTGTCAGCACAAGTGTGGCGACAGCAGAATATTGATCCGAAGCAGCCACGCTGAGTACACCCTTTCTTGCTCAGAGGTTGTGCAAAACGGAAGGATCATAACATACAATATGGCAGCGTGCAAACACAAGAGGCCATATTCTTATTGCGCATGTGAGCGATTTACGCCGCATAGGGGGTACCGGAGATAAAAACAAGAGCAATTTTACATAAATGAAAGCTGAGTGCGATTCTGTATCGCGAGTGGATCCAAACTCACCAGGGAATCTAGACCTGCTAGAGCAATATCCGCTTGGCTGGCCCATTGTCGTAGGGCGACATCCTGGATAAACTGCCATCCTTGAGCGGCCAATTGCTTGCGCAATGTCATGGAGCGTGCGAGTTTAAGGCGGAGCAAATCCAGGCGTGCCTCTGGAAAAA
This Chloroflexota bacterium DNA region includes the following protein-coding sequences:
- a CDS encoding MATE family efflux transporter, yielding MAASDQYSAVATLVLTRENIPHNIVKLALPAVTENLLVTMVYLADTLLVGRLKDPAALAAVSLGGLFLNIATQLFSAISITATTLVAHAWGGAHYEQAKRVAARAILFAILFAAGTIAVLWPSASAILALMGASTRAIAMGSAYMRIILVASLLGFPMLVLNGIMRGSGDTKTPMMITLVMNVWHVLLATVLVFGLGPFPAFGLRGAALATASAQLLGGSLALFLVINGKRFLKLRCRDILQWDGQLIGQMLSLSLPTAGESLVMRLGFILFMRIVSALGEIPLAAHQIAVNIESLSFMPGFGLGIASTTLVGQSLGARKPELAEESIRSTMRVSIAVMGALGVIFALFGSNLAAIFGSTPEVLSLAGDAVRIGALEQLPIAVLMVIAGSLRGAGDMRTPMLATLVGTLFFRVPIVYLFAIVFGWGLNGVWLGTAVDWTARAALIYFLFRRGDWKRLRL
- a CDS encoding ABC transporter ATP-binding protein is translated as MASVTYDHVTKRFGDVIAVNDMTLDIPDKEFLVLVGPSGCGKTTALRLLAGLEEVTSGIIKIGDRVVNDIAPKDRDIAMVFQSYALYPHMSVYDNMAFGLKLRKMPKQEIDRRVKEAAEILGIQGLLDRKPRQLSGGQRQRVALGRAIVREPQVFLMDEPLSNLDAKLRVQTRAEISKLHQRLQATFIYVTHDQTEAMTMGTRIAVMKDGILQQVDTPQNLYDYPGNMFVAGFIGSPAMNFFETRLSGTVEEMYAEGPGFRVRVPADKSLALRDYLGKQVIFGIRPEDIHDRYYAPPGITAETVTAKVDVTELMGSEVFVYLLSDSKFFIGRFDPRTSARVGQTIDAVFNMAKVHFFDPNTEKAIR